The following is a genomic window from Engystomops pustulosus chromosome 11, aEngPut4.maternal, whole genome shotgun sequence.
GGAACCTACAGGACGGCAACTATAGAAGTGAATAGGGGTTGTACTATAGCTCCAGTCTATGCTGGCTGAAAATTATTCAGTAacaaattaccttatatactcgagtataagcagagtgtttttcagcacaattattttttgcagaaaattctACTCAGGTAAATTTTATAATTCAGCTATTTAACTACACAAGTAGCTAGAAACTTTAgcagcttctccttatctattGGTCAGTGGAGTAAAGGAAAGGACATTTTTTTAAGCACATGTTCAGCATATATGTCATTAAAGCTTCTAGCGCACACAGGCAAATACTGGCTGACAGAAGACTCTTGCTGGATACAGCAGTATACGCTCAGCCAAGGCCATTGGAGACCATCATGGACAAATgaaactgtatggcatccatcaccGGCCTCAGCCGAGCATAAGATGTGGGAGTTTGTTGGGTGATGTAACTGTCTGCACATGGACAGTCCATTACTATTGCTATTTTCATCTACATTTTGCACGGTTATTGGACCAAACTGCAAAAGTTTGGACAAGTAACCAACACTGTCTGCTTCTCCTACATGTTAAaaactgctgacagtttccatTTAACTTACAGCCTTATGCTACATGCGGAGCAAAACACCGATATCCCCGGCTTCATAATTCTAATTTTTTGTACAATATATTAACTCAAAATAGGTATTAAAACAGTAAAGCAAAGTATTTACATCATTGGCCATCATCCCATAGGGTTAAATGGTTAATTAAAGGGACTTTTATCACCCATCTTTACCAGGACACTGTGTATCCATTGCTGTGGTTGCTTTGCTTTGattattactgtacacacagaatataccCCATGTCTCAGACCTGTTGTGATCCGCAGGCTGTCAGAGAatggtgggagttgtagttttgcaatgTAAGGATGTTGAAATGCAGCAATGCCTAATAATTGAGCGTTTGGTATCGATGTTAATCTAAACATTAAATCCCAGGCTGATATATAACACCACCGATTGTGCCGTAGAACTCAAAAGGACGGGAAAAAGCTGAAAGATTTAGTAGAGCGGCGTCCGTCCTGCAGAAAAGTGATAAAAAGCGCAGACGTTCCTTATCAGGAGCCTCTCACATGATTTAACGATTATCTTGCTTTTAGTGTCACCTGTAAAGTGTATACAGCCGGCCATTAATCTGGCTGTTTGATAAGAGATTTTCCTCTCTCCCGTCACTCAGCGCAGTTTACGCCTCTTCAAGTCCTCCAAATACCAAGCCAAACAGTTCCCCCGCGCTGATAAAACATTGCGAGGACGACTTTCCATTCACAGCTCCAAACTCCATCGTGACAGATCATTTCAGAATTTGAACTACAGAGACAAAGATACGAAAGAGCAGCGAGGGGCCATGCAGGAATAAATGGGGAATAGTCCGGTGCGAGGAAATTATCTAATGTTACACGGAGAGATATTGGCCCAATCTAGGACCAACTCATTGAGTGCTCAGCTGCCGGCCTCTGCTGAAGAGCGAGAATGTGTTATACAGTAATACAATGGTAGGTGGGTAACGTCATGTGGCCACTGCTGAGAGCTCATAACTATACAGGGTGGCCACTGGTGAGAGCTCATAACTATACAGGGTGGGCACTGCTGAGAGCTCATAACTATACAGGGTGGGCACTGGTGAGAGCTCATAACTATACAGGGTGGGCACTGGTGAGAGCTCATAACTATACAGGGTGGGCACTGGTGAGAGCTCATAACTATACAGGGTGGGCACTGGTGAGAGCTCATAACTATACAGGGTGGGCACTGGTGAGAGCTCACAACTATACAGGGTGGGCACTGGTGAGAGCTCACAACTATACAGGGTGGGCACTGGTGAGAGCTCATAACTATACAGGGTGGGCACTGGTGAGAGCTCACAACTATACAGGGTGGGCACTGGTGAGAGCTCACAACTATACAGGGTGGGCACTGCTGAGAGCTCATAACTATACAGGGTGGCCACTGGTGAGAGCTCATAACTATACAGGGTGGCCACTGGTGAGAGCTCATAACTATACAGGGTGGGCACTGCTGAGAGCTCATAACTATACAGGGTGGGCACTGGTGAGAGCTCATAACTATACAGGGTGGGCACTGGTGAGAGCTCATAACTATACAGGGTGGGCACTGGTGAGAGCTCATAACTATACAGGGTGGCCACTGGTGAGAGCTCATAACTATACAGGGTGGGCACTGGTGAGAGCTCATAACTATACAGGGTGGCCACTGGTGAGAGCTCATAACTATACAGGGTGGGCACTGCTGAGAGCTCATAACTATACAGGGTGGGCACTGGCGAGAGCTCATAACTATACAGGGTGGGCACTGGCGAGAGCTCACAACTATACAGGGTGGGCACTGGTGAGAGCTCATAACTATACAGGGTGGGCACTGCTGAGAGCTCATAACTATACAGGGTGGGCACTGGTGAGAGCTCATAACTATACAGGGTGGGCACTGCTGAGAGCTCATAACTATACAGGGTGGCCACTGGTGAGAGCTCATAACTATACAGGGTGGGCACTGCTGAGAGCTCATAACTATACAGGGTGGCCACTGGTGAGAGCTCATAACTATACAGGGTGGGCACTGCTGAGAGCTCATAACTATACAGGGTGGGCACTGCTGAGAGCTCATAACTATACAGGGTGGGCACTGGTGAGAGCTCATAACTATACAGGGTGGGCACTGGTGAGAGCTCATAACTATACAGGGTGGGCACTGGTGAGAGCTCATAACTATACAGGGTGGGCACTGCTGAGAGCTCATAACTATACAGGGAGGCCACTGGTGAGAGCTCATAACTATACAGGGTGGGCACTGGTGAGAGCTCATAACTATACAGGGTGGGCACTGGTGAGAGCTCATAACTATACAGGGAGGGCACTGGTGAGAGCTCATAACTATACAGGGAGGCCACTGGTGAGAGCTCATAACTATACAGGGTGGGCACTGGTGAGAGCTCATAACTATACAGGGAGGGCACAAAGTACATCTTACAAATGCAATTTGTGACAAATATAATTAGTGTTACAGTTGGTAAACACTCTTGGGGGTCCTTAGCGGtcctacagcagtgacatcacagacaTGTGCCATCCATTcagtaactggctgcagcagtcatgtccatccatccattcagtaactggctgcagcagtcatgtccatccatccattcagtaactggctgcagcagtcatgtccatccatccattcagtaactggctgcagcagtcatgtccatccatccattcagtaactggctgcagcagtcatgtccatccatccattcagtaactggctgcagcagtcaaTGAGCCGTCCATCCATTCAGTGACTGGCTGCAGTAGTCAATGAGCCGTCCATCCATTCAGTGACTGGCTGCAGTAGTCAATGTGCCATCCATCCATTCAGtgactggctgcagcagtcattGTGCCATCCATCCATTcagtaactggctgcagcagtcaaTGTGCCGTCCATCCATTCAGTGACTTAGCTGCCAATTTGTGCAATAAAACAAACCCTGCTCAGGATGAGAATAAGGATGAGCATGGAGCACTAAGTTGTCCAACTTGCTGATAGTAGATAAATTGTATTCTGCATCTTCCCAAAACAGGCGACATTTGGACTTCTTATAGAGCAGACCAGTCCTTATGAGGGTAACAACAAAGGGACCATCCAAACACCATCCACAATAGTGGCCAATGGTCATCGACTAAACAGAGGAACATTCGCTGGAGTCAGATTTGGCACAAATTGCATGGATGCAAATAATACAGTATATGCCCTAAGGAGATAGGACAGATAAGGGACTTGATCAGCTTTGCCCCTGAAAGTAGAGACCCCCTTCCTCACTGTGAACAACATCTTTTAGAAAATTCTCTAACTGCATTTACGAAGTGCAGGAAAATGTAAAATCAATGGTCGCCTCATCTGCATCTTAAATGGATTCAAATCCTGAGGTCTCCATTAAATATTTCACAGCTGAACCCAATTACTTTTTAATAGTAACATTGCTCTCCCTTAAAAGTGGTCAGCGGGGACGAGAGGGGGGAGGTCTGACCCAATGACCAGGGTCCAAATTAAGAAGGATGAACAGGCCTCAGCTCCCGGGAGGCAGAACATCTGCGAGTCCTTTATGTGAAGAGATGAGTCCAGATTGTTGCATGTTCTGAATGTGAACACGCACGACAGACTCACTTGTCAGCTTTGCTGTTTAGACTTGGACGTGTTAAGCAGTCACTGCAATATCAATCCCCTTTGGAAAGGGAATGAGTGTTTGACTTTGGGGTCCGACAATTACTACTCCAGCCCATTTGTTGCTAGAACCAACAAGTGACACCGGGCCTGTGACGTCATGTACATTCATTATCACTGCGCAGCTCAGGCCTAATAACACCAAGAGTGCAGCGGTTGTCCAAGATCTGAGGTCTCCTCAAGCAGTTAATTGGCGGAGTGCTAGGTGTTGTACCCCCACCAATCTGGTATTGATTACCTATCCTAAAGATAGAGGATCTATAAATCCAAGAATAGCCCTCTAATGACAGCTCCTGTATACATCCGGAAGCCCAGATCAGGCAgggtattaaccctttacatgcaCTCACATAGATGTAAGAGCTCTGTGTGCAGCCTTTGTGCTCTTTTGTCTTCGAGAAGACTATATTAGTCGGGAGTCCATTTTTGGAACACTTAAGGAATTGCCGAAGGACTCTGTAGGTCATCCATATGCAATTGGTGGGGGTCCGACACCTAGAAATCTTACAGATCGGATACACAACAGGAGAATGGGACAGATAGCAGAGAACTTCCCATTCTTTGTAGTGGCTGAATTGAGTCACTACATCCGAGGTGATCTAGAGTGACTTGGTCTGACCATTACACTGAGAACGGAGACATCTGCTTCCTGCCCCGTTCTAGAAAGTATCTAGAAATAGCcaagttttttttctgtaatgggaccaaggattatccataaagcttcattacagacaccttacagctgatcattgcagtctgggactatagtaacatccagaggggtcaccagaggtcacagggggcagagaggtccgtctgtaactaggggtcgcctgtaagtcgggtgtccacaagtaggggaccgcctgtatcaatATTTCTAAATCCCAAAACCCACGTAAATCAACCCAaaacttatacacaatacatgtctTTGAAAGGTTTCTTCCTGCATTTCTGTAAAGCTGGTCGTAGAAAACAGAAACTGATGAAACTAGGTCAATGTTTTCCTTCAATGTGTGAAAATACTGTATCTAGTTTTCCCTGGAATGTGATGGTATCTGCGCCGGCTTCAGTGACCTAACATATTCTGACAAGGGCGGACAAAAACCGTGTGAAATGTGCTTGGATATAAACCTGCGGAAATAGGGACCCGTGAATAATAAACCgaaaagaagaaggaggagacagGGGGGGCGTACGAGTCCTGCATTATATACTTTACTGTACAGTCATGTTTTGGTTGACCTATTTAATAATTCAGTCGTTCATAAAATGGTAGGTAAATCGCAGATCACCCCTGAATGTTACTTAACCCTTGATTTGGATGCGCTGCTGTAAATCAATGTTAATAACATGCTTTGTGTATATTCAACAATGGGAGATATGGGCTCTGCTCATGTATTAGGCATCAGTAATGTAAAGACCCCCTCCCCGTACCAGAGAAGGGGGATAACTTTGGAGGAACTAGAGTGTTTTGCATTCccaaaatgaatggagcagctacTTCCACGGGACTTCGAGAGGATATTTTGAAGCCCCTTCGAAAATAGAGCAGCTGCACATTAGTGACCAGTCGCTTTGCTCATTTGGGAGTATAAGGGACCTCTACTCTTGTGATCACTGGATTTTCCACAATTAATGAAATTACCACCCATCCCACAGTTATAGGAAACTTGCCGAATCACTTTCATCCAAATTCTTGAAAGTTGTCCATAGGAGGCAAGAGCCGGCATGTCACACTTATTCACCGGCGccggtgagaggaggaggaggaggaggaggaggggaggtgagCACTGATATATGGTGCACAGCGCTGTATTCCGGGGAAAGTTAgggcatgtcccatctttctcccggGTATGGTACTGCTCCCGTACAGCGCTGTGCGTCCATTGCCATCTAAGGGGGACATATTTATGGcgcatatacgtcctccatatggcagtgtgaatgtagccttaatagtAGTATAAAATAATAACCCAAATCTCCTCCAGTAACTTTTGGTCTAGGAACATTCCTAGTCTTTTTTTTACGTGGATCGGGATGTTGTTGAGCAACCCTTGTCCCCAAGTAAGATTGGGATACCCCAACAGAGTAAATGAATGGATTCTTATGCTGTACCCCAAACTTTCATTTCTCACGTAGTAACTCTGTGTTTTCCTGCAGGAATCATGGTGAGCAAGGAGGGGGACAAATGTGTGCTGACATCCTCAGAAAGTGAAGCCGAGCCAGCCGTTCCTTTAGCCTTAGACATGAAATATGCATTGGACCCCAACCGGCAGATAAAAAAACGAAATAAAGCCCTTCAAGTGAGGTTTAAAGATATCTGCGAGGCTCAGAACGAGCAGAGGGATAAACAGCTTTCCACAGTGCCGCAAAGTGAGAAAAAAGATGGAAAGTCTCTTTCTTACAGAGCCTATCGGAAGTACATGACAGTGCCTGCTCGGCGGTCTATACCCAACGTAACCAAGAGCACAGGGGTTCAGACTTCGCCAGACCTGAAAAAGCGCTACCAGACTTTTCCTCTTGACCGCAAAAAAGGGAACCTGCTAAAAAATGTTTCTGGCGTGGAACTAAAAGGCCAAAACAATGGATTCCTAATAGAGGTAAAGGATACGAAAGATCACAAAAGCTCAGGGGAGTCGAATCGATGCAGCAGGGTCCGGGACCAGGTGGTCGCCGAATTGGTCGTACATTCGAGCGAAGACATGGATGTCATTACTTCTAGCAATTGCTCAGATGCATGTGGAAGCACTGATTTGCACAGCTGTACTAAAGATTCCCCCACTCCTCCAAACCCAGCAATCTCCACCTCAGAGCAGGCCATCTGCCATCCGCACGAAACGTCAAAACATGAGAAAAGGCCAATAGGGAACATGCTCCCCCATCACCCGCCACACGTCAAAGTGCTCCTCAAGGAGGAAGCCACCATACACTCGCCTGCCCTCAACCCAAACTTAGCCGACCCTGAAGACTTGAGTGACACGGAAAGGACACTTTGCCCGCTGACGGATGAGGACGACAAAAGAACTGCTCAAGTAAACGGCCTACAAGGCCAAGATGCGAACGCAAAAGCGTGCATGGCACAGTCGCAGTGTCAAACGTCGGAATGTAACGAGCAGGCCTTGCAGATTAATGTCTTACCCCTGGAAAAAAATCAGCCTTGTCAGACAGCGGTGGCTTTGAGTGATGAATGCCAACAAATTGTGCCTCACACGGAAGTGATAGACTTAAAAGCACAGCTTCACACCATGGAGAACCTGATCAGCTCAAGTCAGGAAACAATCAAAGTGCTTTTGGGTGTTATTCAGGAGCTGGAGAAGGGAGAAGCTCACAGAGAGGGGTGAGTTACATAACTTTGTTGGATGTTTGCAGGGGCTCAAATTATCATCATACGTCAAAGGTGCTCTCTGTCTGAAATGTTAGTATTAAAATTGCACTAGGGTGAAATAACTGAACCCCCAATATAGTGGGGGTTAGTGCTGTTCAGCTCACCAAAACTTAGCTTTGTATCTGTTTGTAAAAGACTGTTGTGCAGAGGTAGAGGTttctatggttacagactaccaGCATAGTCTGATCCAGCTATTGGATGTAGGTTAAGCAAAAATCAGGAGCAAAATAGTGacaggacacagtggggcacatttactacttgCACcagacatcctgcatgtgtcgcttctctgcttaggtccccggagttcaccttcttcttcccgatgcatgtaagtgcattgtccgtatatataatgtgctgtgcggggagtcactaagatcctgtgactgatatcctgcatgtgtcgcttccccgctcaggtccctggagttcaccttcttcttcctggtgcatgtaagtgcattgtccgtgtataatgcgctgtgcagggagtcactaagatcgtgcacccgatatcctgcatgtgttgcttccccgctcaggtccccagagttcaccttcttcttcctggtgcatgcaagtgcattgtccgtgtataatgcgctgtgcggggagtcactaagatcctgcgcccgatatcctgcatatgtcgcttccgcgctcaggtccctggagttcaccttcttcttcctggtgcatgtaagtgcattgtccgtgtataatgcgctgtgcggggagtcactaagattgtgcccccgatatcctgcatgtgttgcttccccgctcaggtccccagagttcaccttcttcctggtgcatgcaaatgcattgtccgtgcatattgcgctgtgcggggagtcaataagatcctgcgtccaatatcctgcatgtgtcgcttccccgctcaggtccccggagttcaccttcttcctggtgcatgtaagtacattgtccgtgtataatgcgctgtacagggagtcactaagatcgtgcccccgatatcctgcatgtgtcgcttccctgctcaggtccctggagttcaccttcttcttcctggtgcatgtaagtgcattgtccgtgtataatgtgctgtgcggggagtcactaagatcgtgcccccgatatcctgcatgtgtcgcttccccgctcaggtccctggagttcaccttcttcttcctggtgcatgtaagtgcattgtccgtgtataatgcgctgtgcagggagtcactaagatcgtgcccccgatatcctgcatgtgttgcttccccgctcaggtccccggagttcaccttttgcTGAAAACCGGTgcccaaaatccaatcgcgtgcgccacaatacccttttaaatgtggcgcaaattgtTAATTGGAGGATTATCTGACGTTTGtatggtccgcggacccttagtaaatgagccccagtcagATTATACAGAATTTGCTTGTGGTCTGTCACCAGTGAAAGTCTGGTTCAGAAAGCCCAACATTGTAGGATTTGGTTTTATGAGGACGCCTTGttccattattatttattatattggaCAGTGAATTTTTAAGTGGCCGTTTAAGCAAATCTTACTCCTGCTCATTCATGTCACATATAAATATCTTTATCTTCTATGCCCAAATACTTGTTTCTTAGTTATAAGTTGTCTTTTAGCTTATATACGTTATATGATCCTTCAAGGTTTGGATGAGACCAtcagtggatatatatatatatgtgctgctGAACTAAATTTACTGTAGTGGAGGATGTGCCTAGAGTTTCACTCTCTTATCAATACGTTATCTCCGTCTATCAGGAATATCCATCCATTTCCTAAGATTGATTGATTTAACTGATGATAATGAGGATAACAGCCATTGGGTCtatgaatggatggatggatgttaTGTCATCAGAGAGATTTCCATCCATCCTAAAATGATCTCTATCCATCTGGGATGTAGGAAaattaaagggcttgtcccaTCTCAGATATTTTTGACACATCCATAGATCAATCACATCACATCCATGATAAATACCCTATTGGTGTGGGCTTAGTCACTTTGCTGCGCAGTGCGGGGGGGTCAAACtgattacattaaagggaacccatctcCACATTTttcacagctagtgacaggttccccatagagccctagtaactatctgacacctttcttttagctaaaaattattcccctgagattcccatatacaactttagttttacctggtatctaagcatggctacagcgagtagaggtgggcgtggcctcttcGGGCTaagtccagcagctcctccccatcctctctctgtatacagttgtaatgtcatgtgaccagagtgacatcattggAGGTCCTTTTGAATTTTAGCATTATataactgtacaccaagcatatatctcatgcaATCCCAGCATATTGCATCACATGAACTtaaagcagcctgcatggagaggagtaggagtccacggaggctgctgtgattggtttatgtggtcagatatgtacatggggtacagtttctaATATGGAGTAGCTTAAGGAAcctcaatgatgtcaccctggtcaaaagacattaggccacacccctCGACTCGCTCCAAAGGTGCCTAGGTACCAGGCAAGATTGTAACTCTGCTTtgatggggatctgagggaaactacttttagctaagagcagggtgtcagttagttacttggGCTCtgcaggaacctgccactacctgtatttgtgaaaaatgtggtgaggGGTTCCCTTAAAAGTCAACGGGGAAGGGGAGAGGGCGGCGGCGGTCAAAAATAGCCAAGCAATCAGTTTCAGCTATTTTTGGCGCCCTCATATACTTGAATAGAGAGACTGCAGGCTATTCAAGAAGCCGAGTGTGATGGAGGTCAAGAGATCTGTGTTCCCATATTACGAGTTGGTCCCATCCATCTCCATTTCTTAGTTATCCATCTTTCCCATCTAACTTACAAACACAAACAGTCGAAACCAGAAGTGTCCATACattatataaaaagacatatatgCATTTTCTTCTCACTATCTGATATGAAATCAGGAGGAACATTTCCTGTCAATTGCCAGAATATTATGAGAGATATTTTTTTAAGGCGTTTTCATTAGTTTCTGCAAAGTCCAATGTCTACATACACGAAGATGACTAGGCCTATAAACCATTTGGCTCATCCCATATGATGAGGTTATGTCTTTGGAAGCTTCGGATAAGTTTATTGTCAACGTCTAAGTTAATTAGTGACCCAGctgtggatgtatttgaaggcacacctgaaacacactgcttgCATGTAACATAATGAGCTAGCCTATTAACCAAAAGATCAGAAAGAGAATGGTGgtcttgcacaagtctggttcattactgggtgcaatttccagaaaccCAAAGGTGCCTTATTAATCTGTACTATTTATTATATGTGAAtacaaacaagatgggaatgtccTGCCATCATACCGCTCAGGAAGGAGATGGGTTCTGTGTCCTAGAAATAAATGTGCTATGGTCCGAAATGTTAATATCAACCCCAATAACAAAAAGCCCTTGTAAAAGGTTCTGGCAAAAGCTGACAATTGCAAGCAAACAAGATGAAGAAAGAGTAAACAATGACAATACATTTACTTTTCTTCATCCATGGATTGTCCCGTTTATCATCACTGGTCCCACCACCTATAGGATTACTGTGTCtatttgtgtataaatgtgtgttctCTTCACCGGATGCCTGATGAAGAGGCCTGAGAAGCCTTGAAAGCTGCAATTGTTATCATTTTTTTAGTTGGCCAACAAAAAGTATCAACTGAGGACTCTCATCTTTCATCTTAAAAATTTCTCTCATCATTTTGGCatttgacaaatataaataattttggtaatcctaattgccCTAAAACTGGAAAGGTTTATTCCGATTTCatttatcgtatatactcgagtataagccgacccaagtataagcagagacccctaattataccaccaaaaactggaaaactggcattggtcacagtctcctggtatacagccagcccccatgtagtatacagccagccagcccccatgtagtatacagccagccagccagcccccatgtagtatacagccagccagccagcccccatgtagtatacagccagccagccagcccccatgtagtatacagccagcccccatgtagtatacagccagcccccatgtagtatccagccagccagcccccatgtagtatccagccagccagcccccatgtagtatccagccagccagccagcccccatgtagtatccagccagccagccagcccccatgtagtatccagccagccagccagccagccagcccccatgtagtatacagccagccagccagcccccatgtagtatacagccagccagcccccatgtagtatacagccagccagcccccatgtagtatacagccagccagcccccatgtagtatacagccagccagcccccatgaagtatacagccagccagcccccatgtagtatacagccagccagccagcccccatgtagtatacagccagccagccagcccccatgtagtatacagccagccagccagcccccatgtagtataggagGGAGAGTACGcaagtttattttcttttaattgacttatgtataagccgaggtgaggtttttcagcacattttttatgctgtaaaac
Proteins encoded in this region:
- the INSYN2A gene encoding inhibitory synaptic factor 2A isoform X1, with amino-acid sequence MHRTDAATSTGIMVSKEGDKCVLTSSESEAEPAVPLALDMKYALDPNRQIKKRNKALQVRFKDICEAQNEQRDKQLSTVPQSEKKDGKSLSYRAYRKYMTVPARRSIPNVTKSTGVQTSPDLKKRYQTFPLDRKKGNLLKNVSGVELKGQNNGFLIEVKDTKDHKSSGESNRCSRVRDQVVAELVVHSSEDMDVITSSNCSDACGSTDLHSCTKDSPTPPNPAISTSEQAICHPHETSKHEKRPIGNMLPHHPPHVKVLLKEEATIHSPALNPNLADPEDLSDTERTLCPLTDEDDKRTAQVNGLQGQDANAKACMAQSQCQTSECNEQALQINVLPLEKNQPCQTAVALSDECQQIVPHTEVIDLKAQLHTMENLISSSQETIKVLLGVIQELEKGEAHREGLSYRTGQDTANCDTCRNSACIIYSVELDFKQQEDKLQPVLKKLHPIEETQVAPLPYSAESYTSTPKQKSKTESKKHGRWKLWFL
- the INSYN2A gene encoding inhibitory synaptic factor 2A isoform X2, whose product is MVSKEGDKCVLTSSESEAEPAVPLALDMKYALDPNRQIKKRNKALQVRFKDICEAQNEQRDKQLSTVPQSEKKDGKSLSYRAYRKYMTVPARRSIPNVTKSTGVQTSPDLKKRYQTFPLDRKKGNLLKNVSGVELKGQNNGFLIEVKDTKDHKSSGESNRCSRVRDQVVAELVVHSSEDMDVITSSNCSDACGSTDLHSCTKDSPTPPNPAISTSEQAICHPHETSKHEKRPIGNMLPHHPPHVKVLLKEEATIHSPALNPNLADPEDLSDTERTLCPLTDEDDKRTAQVNGLQGQDANAKACMAQSQCQTSECNEQALQINVLPLEKNQPCQTAVALSDECQQIVPHTEVIDLKAQLHTMENLISSSQETIKVLLGVIQELEKGEAHREGLSYRTGQDTANCDTCRNSACIIYSVELDFKQQEDKLQPVLKKLHPIEETQVAPLPYSAESYTSTPKQKSKTESKKHGRWKLWFL